A window of Apodemus sylvaticus chromosome 9, mApoSyl1.1, whole genome shotgun sequence contains these coding sequences:
- the Pdcl3 gene encoding phosducin-like protein 3, translating into MRREERRCWGGGLVRVTGSKMQDPNADTEWNDILRKKGILPPKESLKELEEEAVEREEQLLQQAVVKTYEDMTLEELEENEDEFSEEDERAIEMYRQQRLAEWKAAQLKNRFGEVLEISGKDYVQEVTKAGEGLWVVLHLYKQGIPLCSLINHHLSELARKFPDVKFIKAISTTCIPNYPDRNLPTVFVYREGDIKAQFIGPLVFGGMNLTVDELEWKLSESGAIKTDLEENPKKPIQDLLLSSVRGPVPMRRDSDSEGD; encoded by the exons ATGCGCAGAGAGGAGCGGAGGTGCTGGGGCGGAGGGCTGGTCCGAGTGACTGGAAGCAAGATGCAG GACCCCAACGCAGACACCGAGTGGAATGACATCCTACGGAAAAAGGGCATCCTTCCCCCTAAGGAGAgcctgaaggagctggaggaggaggcagtggagAGGGAGGAGCAGCTCCTCCAGCAGGCAGTGG TGAAAACATACGAGGACATGACTCTGGAAGAGCTGGAAGAGAACGAGGATGAGTTCAGCGAGGAGGACGAACGGGCCATCGAGATGTACAG GCAGCAAAGGCTGGCTGAGTGGAAAGCAGCTCAGCTGAAGAACAGATTTGGAGAAGTTTTAGAGATCTCAGGAAAGGACTACGTTCAGGAAGTTACGAAAGCCGGCGAGGGCCTCTGGGTGGTCCTACACCTGTACAAACAAGG GATTCCCCTCTGTTCCTTGATAAACCATCACTTGAGTGAACTCGCCAGGAAGTTTCCCGATGTGAAATTTATCAAAGCCATTTCAACGACCTGCATACCCAATTACCCCGACAGGAATCTCCCCACGGTGTTTGTCTACCGGGAAGGGGATATCAAGGCACAGTTCATTGGTCCTCTGGTGTTCGGTGGCATGAACCTGACTGTAGATG AGTTGGAGTGGAAACTGTCTGAGTCGGGAGCAATCAAGACAGACCTGGAGGAGAACCCCAAGAAACCCATCCAAGACCTGCTGCTGTCCTCAGTGCGGGGCCCTGTCCCCATGAGGAGGGACAGCGATTCTGAGGGTGACTAA